A genome region from Frankineae bacterium MT45 includes the following:
- a CDS encoding xylitol oxidase, translating into MTRTVRRVPYNWARNVRFTPSDVQRPTSMAELQQLVARSDRAHALGSGHSFNRIGDTTGELISVAELPQFIAIDESSMTVTTGAGVRYGALGAHLHQRGYALRNLASLPHISIAGAVATATHGSGVANANLAAAVRGQELVLADGSIRTISQSDAEFNGSVVGLGALGIVTNLTLEIVDTFDVRQYVYDNLPMDAFYDHTDEILGAAYSVSLFTDWRAPRFNNVWLKQLTRDAPPDPGWMGATAADGPRHPVPGADPQACSQQGGVPGPWHDRLPHFRLEFTPSNGDELQSEFLLPLASARAAIEALAEIAPRIAPALLICEIRTVAADDLWLSTSYGRDSCAVHFTWRQDAEAVDLALAEIETVLEPFAPRPHWGKVFNTDPEVLAGRYPRFGDFQQLRHRYDPGHKFGNDLLERLLG; encoded by the coding sequence GTGACGCGTACCGTCAGACGGGTGCCGTACAACTGGGCCCGAAACGTCCGCTTCACCCCCTCCGACGTGCAGCGACCGACCTCGATGGCCGAGCTGCAGCAACTCGTCGCCCGATCCGATCGCGCACACGCCCTCGGCAGCGGCCACTCCTTCAACCGAATCGGCGACACCACCGGCGAGCTCATCTCGGTGGCCGAGCTGCCCCAGTTCATCGCCATCGACGAGTCATCCATGACGGTCACCACCGGTGCCGGAGTTCGCTACGGGGCATTGGGGGCCCACCTGCATCAGCGCGGCTACGCGCTGCGCAACCTGGCTTCGCTGCCGCACATCTCGATCGCGGGCGCGGTGGCGACGGCCACCCACGGCTCCGGGGTGGCCAACGCGAACCTGGCCGCGGCGGTCCGCGGGCAGGAGCTGGTGCTGGCCGACGGGAGCATCCGCACGATCAGCCAGAGCGACGCGGAGTTCAACGGCAGCGTCGTCGGGTTGGGGGCGCTCGGCATCGTCACCAACCTCACCCTGGAGATCGTCGACACCTTCGACGTCCGCCAGTACGTCTACGACAACCTGCCGATGGACGCGTTCTACGACCACACCGACGAGATCCTCGGCGCCGCCTACAGCGTCAGCCTCTTCACCGACTGGCGGGCGCCACGCTTCAACAACGTCTGGCTCAAGCAGCTCACGCGCGACGCACCCCCCGATCCTGGCTGGATGGGCGCCACCGCGGCCGACGGGCCACGGCATCCGGTACCGGGCGCCGACCCGCAGGCCTGTTCGCAGCAGGGTGGCGTACCCGGCCCGTGGCATGACCGGCTGCCGCATTTCCGGCTCGAGTTCACGCCCAGCAACGGCGACGAGCTGCAGTCGGAGTTCCTGCTGCCGCTGGCCTCGGCCCGCGCGGCCATCGAGGCGCTGGCCGAGATCGCGCCCCGGATCGCGCCCGCACTACTGATCTGCGAGATCCGCACGGTGGCGGCTGATGACCTCTGGCTGAGCACGAGCTACGGCCGAGATAGCTGCGCCGTGCACTTCACCTGGAGGCAGGACGCCGAGGCGGTGGACCTGGCCCTGGCCGAGATCGAGACGGTGCTGGAGCCCTTCGCGCCGAGGCCGCACTGGGGGAAGGTCTTCAACACCGATCCGGAGGTGCTGGCTGGGCGGTACCCCCGCTTCGGCGATTTCCAGCAGCTGCGGCACCGCTACGACCCGGGCCACAAGTTCGGCAACGACCTGCTGGAGCGACTCCTCGGTTGA
- a CDS encoding Putative Ca2+/H+ antiporter, TMEM165/GDT1 family, whose protein sequence is MINVDFAVAAVVFGTVLIAELPDKTMFASLMLGTRFAARWVFIGAAAAFLVHVIIAVTAGSLLGLLPHRLLELIIAALFLIGAFLMWRESRSQEEGEEEAATASAGNGTARAAIASSFGVIFIGEWGDITQIATANLAAKYHDALSVAVGATLGLWTAALIAITAGKSLLRVISVQLLHRVGAVIFLGFAIFSIVEAFRS, encoded by the coding sequence GTGATCAACGTGGATTTCGCAGTAGCAGCAGTCGTATTCGGCACCGTGCTGATCGCGGAGCTCCCCGACAAGACGATGTTCGCATCGCTCATGCTCGGCACCCGCTTCGCCGCCCGCTGGGTCTTCATCGGTGCGGCCGCCGCCTTCCTGGTGCACGTCATCATCGCGGTGACGGCCGGCAGCCTGCTCGGCCTCCTCCCGCACCGGCTGCTTGAGCTCATCATCGCCGCCCTCTTCCTCATCGGCGCCTTCCTGATGTGGCGCGAGTCGCGCAGCCAGGAGGAGGGCGAGGAGGAGGCGGCGACGGCCTCAGCCGGCAACGGCACGGCCAGGGCGGCCATCGCCAGCTCCTTCGGGGTCATCTTCATCGGCGAGTGGGGCGACATCACCCAGATCGCCACGGCCAACCTGGCCGCGAAGTACCACGACGCCCTCTCGGTGGCGGTCGGGGCAACGCTTGGGCTCTGGACGGCGGCACTGATCGCGATCACCGCCGGCAAGTCGCTGCTGCGGGTCATCTCGGTGCAGTTGCTGCACCGGGTCGGGGCCGTCATCTTCCTGGGCTTCGCGATCTTCTCGATCGTGGAGGCGTTCCGCTCCTAA